The following proteins are co-located in the Betta splendens chromosome 9, fBetSpl5.4, whole genome shotgun sequence genome:
- the osgep gene encoding tRNA N6-adenosine threonylcarbamoyltransferase isoform X5 — MTVIIGFEGSANKIGIGIIRDGEVLSNPRRTYITPPGQGFMPSDTARHHRAVILTVLKEALEEAGLKPADIDGVAYTKGPGMGAPLVTVALVARTVAQLWGKPLLGVNHCVGHIEMGRLITKANNPTVLYVSGGNTQVIAYSERRYRIFGETIDIAVGNCLDRFARVIKVKSKISNDPSPGYNIEQMAKKGTQYVELPYTVKGMDVSFSGILSYIEEAAHKMLSSDQCTAEDLCFSLQETVFSMLVEITERAMAHCGSQEVLIVGGVGCNLRLQEMMGVMCKERGAKLFATDERFCIDNGAMIAQAGWEMFRSGQVTKLEDSWITQRYRTDEVEVTWRD; from the exons ATGACTGTCATAATTGGCTTTGAGGGAAGTGCCAACAAGATCGGCATTGGCATCATCAGGGACGGAGAAGTGCTTTCCAACCCTAGACGGACCTACATCACGCCCCCTGGTCAAG GGTTCATGCCCAGTGACACAGCCAGACACCACCGTGCTGTCATCCTGACTGTCCTGAAGGAGGCCCTGGAGGAAGCAGGGCTGAAGCCTGCGGACATTGATGGTGTTGCGTACACCAAAG gcCCTGGTATGGGTGCCCCCCTGGTGACCGTGGCTCTGGTAGCCCGGACGGTGGCACAGCTTTGGGGGAAGCCGCTCCTCGGTGTCAATCACTGTGTCGGACACATCGAAATGGGCCGACTTATCACCAAAGCCAACAACCCCACTGTGCTTTATGTTAGTGGAGGGAATACacag GTTATTGCATACTCAGAACGGCGATACCGAATATTTGGAGAGACTATTGACATCGCTGTTGGCAACTGTTTGGACAGGTTCGCCCGAGTTATTAAGGTTAAATCAAAG ATATCCAATGATCCCAGTCCAGGCTACAACATAGAGCAGATGGCCAAGAA agGGACTCAGTATGTGGAGCTGCCTTACACAGTTAAAGGGATGGATGTGTCATTTTCTGGAATTTTATCTTACATTGAA GAAGCCGCTCATAAGATGCTGAGCTCGGATCAGTGTACTGCAGAGGAcctgtgtttctctctgcag GAGACAGTGTTTTCCATGCTGGTGGAAATCACAGAGAGGGCCATGGCTCACTGTGGCTCCCAGGAGGTCCTAATCGTTGGGGGCGTTGGCT GTAACCTGCGTCTGCAGGAGATGATGGGGGTGATGTGTAAGGAGCGAGGTGCTAAGCTGTTTGCCACAGATGAAAG ATTCTGCATAGACAACGGAGCAATGATCGCTCAAGCTGGCTGGGAGATGTTTAGGTCAGGTCAGGTAACCAAACTTGAAGACTCGTGGATCACACAAAG GTACAGAACAGATGAAGTAGAGGTGACGTGGCGAGACTGA
- the LOC114861318 gene encoding zinc finger protein ZFP2-like: MQLLVWEFLSKLEKLLPIPDLGQTVSWLTSAPSILTDCLEALSNPDNLRSLLQHHKCLENLGTQGTTVEMSTQVFACSECPFFHMQESYLLQHIEHSHPEHYSKLQKAAETANVPQQKVDRPVFPKPFPIHDRPDPYTCQECGKTFTRVSDVTRHQRTHTGERPYTCQECNKGFKNSWDLTRHQRIHTGERPFLCSQCGKRFTQMGLLKLHFERSTCGQSVSCSLALDLATEVVVAEEKGDGKYKCQKCGESFTSILERMRHRQRHVVRRQYKCSLCEKIYSRASDLKRHQMKHTDERPFACECGKSFTHVWLLNKHRQVHTRERRYPCTECDKSFTQLQILNRHLLTHSGQRPFQCSYCEKNFTQLASLTRHERIHTGERPYLCTTCEKTFLTHGELVRHQRSHSNLRPFRCPQCPKSFKTKRAQGEHLNTHTGERPFACACCEKRFSKSTSLVRHNLTHTGERPHQCIQCGKTFLTSGELLLHKRVHTGERPYPCSYCDRKFRCSSDLNMHVRTHTGEKPHSCVFCKKGFSTSTRLKRHMHIHMEGSIVESFSL, encoded by the exons ATGCAGCTCCTTGTGTGGGAGTTTCTCTCCAAACTGGAGAAACTCCTGCCAATACCAGATCTCGGTCAG ACTGTTTCCtggctgacctctgccccctccATACTGACAGACTGCTTAGAGGCGCTCTCCAATCCTGACAACCTGAGGTCTCTCTTGCAACACCACAAATGCCTTGAGAACCTTGGCACACAag GTACCACTGTGGAGATGTCCACTCAGGTTTTCGCCTGCTCAGAGTGTCCGTTTTTTCACATGCAAGAGTCGTACCTGCTGCAACACATTGAGCACAGTCACCCAGAACACTACAGCAAATTGCAGAAGGCCGCAGAGACAGCTAACGTCCCCCAGCAGAAGGTTGATCGCCCCGTGTTCCCAAAGCCTTTCCCCATTCACGACAGGCCTGACCCTTACACGTGCCAGGAGTGTGGCAAGACATTCACGCGTGTTTCTGACGTGACTCGTCATCAACGAACCCACACAGGTGAGCGCCCGTACACTTGCCAGGAATGTAACAAGGGCTTTAAGAATTCATGGGATCTGACCAGACACCAACGCATCCACACTGGGGAGAGGCCGTTCCTCTGCTCACAATGCGGCAAACGCTTCACACAGATGggtctgctcaagcttcactttGAAAGGTCCACCTGTGGCCAGAGTGTGTCGTGCAGCCTCGCCCTAGACCTGGCAACGGAGGTTGTGGTAGCAGAGGAGAAAGGCGATGGTAAGTACAAATGCCAGAAATGTGGCGAAAGCTTCACCAGCATCCTGGAGCGAATGAGGCACAGGCAGAGGCATGTGGTGCGGCGCCAGTACAAATGCTCCCTGTGTGAGAAGATATACAGCCGGGCATCAGACTTGAAGCGGCACCAGATGAAACACACGGACGAGCGGCCGTTTGCCTGCGAGTGTGGCAAAAGCTTCACGCATGTGTGGCTGCTGAATAAGCACCGGCAGGTCCACACCAGGGAGCGGCGTTACCCCTGCACAGAGTGTGACAAGAGCTTTACTCAACTCCAGATCCTCAACAGGCACCTGCTGACTCACAGTGGCCAGCGGCCTTTCCAGTGCTCCTACTGTGAGAAGAACTTCACCCAGCTGGCCAGCCTCACCCGCCACGAGAGGATTCACACGGGTGAGCGGCCGTACCTCTGCACCACCTGCGAGAAGACGTTCCTCACACATGGAGAGCTGGTGAGACACCAACGCAGCCACAGTAACCTCAGGCCATTCAGGTGCCCGCAGTGCCCGAAAAGCTTTAAAACCAAGCGCGCTCAGGGCGAACACCTCAACACGCACACGGGCGAGCGTCCATTTGCCTGTGCGTGTTGCGAGAAGAGATTCTCCAAGTCGACCTCGCTCGTCCGACATAACCTGACGCACACAGGGGAGCGGCCCCACCAGTGCATTCAGTGCGGGAAGACTTTCCTCACGTCCggtgagctgctcctccataAACGAGTCCACACGGGGGAACGGCCTTATCCCTGCTCATACTGTGACAGGAAGTTCAGGTGCTCATCTGATCTCAACATGCACGTCCGAACGCACACCGGGGAGAAACCGCACAGCTGTGTATTCTGTAAGAAGGGCTTCTCTACGTCTACGAGGCTTAAGAGACACATGCACATTCACATGGAGGGGAGCATAGTGGAATCCTTTAGTCTTTGA
- the si:ch211-214j24.10 gene encoding uncharacterized protein si:ch211-214j24.10 → MHIKTGTWDVSNTVCESDALCDQAVVLVSATNSEPHIRNRRLSPGSGNCGGGGGGCISESDQRQLLPEGDLIGPVHTHSLSFRREKERKGQQHKGRSLRRESQKSFSRVGGPTKVSQKERWVEDSLSLLKLPPAFPVQDSPAKLQPAVSYASKVKAGAGNGGLDEDRPAIGVLLQNQWGLSFISEARPVTEGPTANVLPTQHTDAKQSTDPQSNTVLTVQPPEEMPVLLATSVNPAAHPEDDESNGKLLLSCPHLVEAFNYHNREWNTTRNRQKKDPDGVVWYKDSQEHPA, encoded by the exons ATGCATATCAAAACAG GTACATGGGACGTCAGCAACACTGTATGTGAGTCGGATGCCCTGTGTGATCAAGCAGTAGTCCTCGTTTCAGCCACCAACTCGGAGCCACACATTCGCAACCGTCGCCTGTCTCCCGGCTCAGGAAACTGcggtggtgggggtggaggcTGCATCTCTGAAAGTGACCAGCGGCAGCTTTTACCTGAAGGCGACCTAATTGgacctgttcacacacacagtttgagcTTTCGCAGGGAAAAGGAGCGCAAGGGTCAGCAGCACAAAGGGCGCAGCCTCCGTAGGGAAAGCCAGAAGAGTTTCAGTCGAGTTGGTGGCCCAACGAAAGTTAGCCAAAAGGAGAGGTGGGTGGAGGACAGTCTGTCGCTGCTTAAGCTCCCTCCTGCTTTCCCAGTGCAGGACAGCCCAGCCAAACTGCAGCCTGCTGTCAGCTACGCCTCCAAGGTGAAGGCGGGTGCAGGAAACGGAGGGCTGGATGAGGATCGGCCTGCCATCGGCGTGCTGCTACAAAACCAGTGGGGTCTAAGTTTTATTAGCGAGGCGAGGCCGGTCACAGAGGGTCCCACTGCTAATGTCCTCCCTACTCAGCACACAGACGCTAAGCAGTCAACAGATCCACAGTCCAACACAGTTCTCACAGTTCAGCCCCCCGAAGAAATGCCCGTTTTACTCGCTACCTCTGTCAACCCTGCCGCACATCCAGAGGACGACGAGAGCAACGGAAAGCTGTTGCTCAGCTGTCCCCATCTAGTGGAGGCATTCAACTATCACAATAGAG AATGGAATACTACCCgtaacagacagaaaaaag ATCCAGATGGGGTTGTCTGGTACAAGGACAGCCAGGAGCACCCAGCCTAG
- the osgep gene encoding tRNA N6-adenosine threonylcarbamoyltransferase isoform X2, translating to MDVSYLRQQSGVAAMTVIIGFEGSANKIGIGIIRDGEVLSNPRRTYITPPGQGFMPSDTARHHRAVILTVLKEALEEAGLKPADIDGVAYTKGPGMGAPLVTVALVARTVAQLWGKPLLGVNHCVGHIEMGRLITKANNPTVLYVSGGNTQVIAYSERRYRIFGETIDIAVGNCLDRFARVIKISNDPSPGYNIEQMAKKGTQYVELPYTVKGMDVSFSGILSYIEEAAHKMLSSDQCTAEDLCFSLQETVFSMLVEITERAMAHCGSQEVLIVGGVGCNLRLQEMMGVMCKERGAKLFATDERFCIDNGAMIAQAGWEMFRSGQVTKLEDSWITQRYRTDEVEVTWRD from the exons ATGGACGTGAGTTATCTGAGACAACAGAGTGGGGTTG CTGCAATGACTGTCATAATTGGCTTTGAGGGAAGTGCCAACAAGATCGGCATTGGCATCATCAGGGACGGAGAAGTGCTTTCCAACCCTAGACGGACCTACATCACGCCCCCTGGTCAAG GGTTCATGCCCAGTGACACAGCCAGACACCACCGTGCTGTCATCCTGACTGTCCTGAAGGAGGCCCTGGAGGAAGCAGGGCTGAAGCCTGCGGACATTGATGGTGTTGCGTACACCAAAG gcCCTGGTATGGGTGCCCCCCTGGTGACCGTGGCTCTGGTAGCCCGGACGGTGGCACAGCTTTGGGGGAAGCCGCTCCTCGGTGTCAATCACTGTGTCGGACACATCGAAATGGGCCGACTTATCACCAAAGCCAACAACCCCACTGTGCTTTATGTTAGTGGAGGGAATACacag GTTATTGCATACTCAGAACGGCGATACCGAATATTTGGAGAGACTATTGACATCGCTGTTGGCAACTGTTTGGACAGGTTCGCCCGAGTTATTAAG ATATCCAATGATCCCAGTCCAGGCTACAACATAGAGCAGATGGCCAAGAA agGGACTCAGTATGTGGAGCTGCCTTACACAGTTAAAGGGATGGATGTGTCATTTTCTGGAATTTTATCTTACATTGAA GAAGCCGCTCATAAGATGCTGAGCTCGGATCAGTGTACTGCAGAGGAcctgtgtttctctctgcag GAGACAGTGTTTTCCATGCTGGTGGAAATCACAGAGAGGGCCATGGCTCACTGTGGCTCCCAGGAGGTCCTAATCGTTGGGGGCGTTGGCT GTAACCTGCGTCTGCAGGAGATGATGGGGGTGATGTGTAAGGAGCGAGGTGCTAAGCTGTTTGCCACAGATGAAAG ATTCTGCATAGACAACGGAGCAATGATCGCTCAAGCTGGCTGGGAGATGTTTAGGTCAGGTCAGGTAACCAAACTTGAAGACTCGTGGATCACACAAAG GTACAGAACAGATGAAGTAGAGGTGACGTGGCGAGACTGA
- the osgep gene encoding tRNA N6-adenosine threonylcarbamoyltransferase isoform X3, whose amino-acid sequence MCLQAAMTVIIGFEGSANKIGIGIIRDGEVLSNPRRTYITPPGQGFMPSDTARHHRAVILTVLKEALEEAGLKPADIDGVAYTKGPGMGAPLVTVALVARTVAQLWGKPLLGVNHCVGHIEMGRLITKANNPTVLYVSGGNTQVIAYSERRYRIFGETIDIAVGNCLDRFARVIKVKSKISNDPSPGYNIEQMAKKGTQYVELPYTVKGMDVSFSGILSYIEEAAHKMLSSDQCTAEDLCFSLQETVFSMLVEITERAMAHCGSQEVLIVGGVGCNLRLQEMMGVMCKERGAKLFATDERFCIDNGAMIAQAGWEMFRSGQVTKLEDSWITQRYRTDEVEVTWRD is encoded by the exons ATGTGTCTACAAG CTGCAATGACTGTCATAATTGGCTTTGAGGGAAGTGCCAACAAGATCGGCATTGGCATCATCAGGGACGGAGAAGTGCTTTCCAACCCTAGACGGACCTACATCACGCCCCCTGGTCAAG GGTTCATGCCCAGTGACACAGCCAGACACCACCGTGCTGTCATCCTGACTGTCCTGAAGGAGGCCCTGGAGGAAGCAGGGCTGAAGCCTGCGGACATTGATGGTGTTGCGTACACCAAAG gcCCTGGTATGGGTGCCCCCCTGGTGACCGTGGCTCTGGTAGCCCGGACGGTGGCACAGCTTTGGGGGAAGCCGCTCCTCGGTGTCAATCACTGTGTCGGACACATCGAAATGGGCCGACTTATCACCAAAGCCAACAACCCCACTGTGCTTTATGTTAGTGGAGGGAATACacag GTTATTGCATACTCAGAACGGCGATACCGAATATTTGGAGAGACTATTGACATCGCTGTTGGCAACTGTTTGGACAGGTTCGCCCGAGTTATTAAGGTTAAATCAAAG ATATCCAATGATCCCAGTCCAGGCTACAACATAGAGCAGATGGCCAAGAA agGGACTCAGTATGTGGAGCTGCCTTACACAGTTAAAGGGATGGATGTGTCATTTTCTGGAATTTTATCTTACATTGAA GAAGCCGCTCATAAGATGCTGAGCTCGGATCAGTGTACTGCAGAGGAcctgtgtttctctctgcag GAGACAGTGTTTTCCATGCTGGTGGAAATCACAGAGAGGGCCATGGCTCACTGTGGCTCCCAGGAGGTCCTAATCGTTGGGGGCGTTGGCT GTAACCTGCGTCTGCAGGAGATGATGGGGGTGATGTGTAAGGAGCGAGGTGCTAAGCTGTTTGCCACAGATGAAAG ATTCTGCATAGACAACGGAGCAATGATCGCTCAAGCTGGCTGGGAGATGTTTAGGTCAGGTCAGGTAACCAAACTTGAAGACTCGTGGATCACACAAAG GTACAGAACAGATGAAGTAGAGGTGACGTGGCGAGACTGA
- the osgep gene encoding tRNA N6-adenosine threonylcarbamoyltransferase isoform X1: MDVSYLRQQSGVAAMTVIIGFEGSANKIGIGIIRDGEVLSNPRRTYITPPGQGFMPSDTARHHRAVILTVLKEALEEAGLKPADIDGVAYTKGPGMGAPLVTVALVARTVAQLWGKPLLGVNHCVGHIEMGRLITKANNPTVLYVSGGNTQVIAYSERRYRIFGETIDIAVGNCLDRFARVIKVKSKISNDPSPGYNIEQMAKKGTQYVELPYTVKGMDVSFSGILSYIEEAAHKMLSSDQCTAEDLCFSLQETVFSMLVEITERAMAHCGSQEVLIVGGVGCNLRLQEMMGVMCKERGAKLFATDERFCIDNGAMIAQAGWEMFRSGQVTKLEDSWITQRYRTDEVEVTWRD; the protein is encoded by the exons ATGGACGTGAGTTATCTGAGACAACAGAGTGGGGTTG CTGCAATGACTGTCATAATTGGCTTTGAGGGAAGTGCCAACAAGATCGGCATTGGCATCATCAGGGACGGAGAAGTGCTTTCCAACCCTAGACGGACCTACATCACGCCCCCTGGTCAAG GGTTCATGCCCAGTGACACAGCCAGACACCACCGTGCTGTCATCCTGACTGTCCTGAAGGAGGCCCTGGAGGAAGCAGGGCTGAAGCCTGCGGACATTGATGGTGTTGCGTACACCAAAG gcCCTGGTATGGGTGCCCCCCTGGTGACCGTGGCTCTGGTAGCCCGGACGGTGGCACAGCTTTGGGGGAAGCCGCTCCTCGGTGTCAATCACTGTGTCGGACACATCGAAATGGGCCGACTTATCACCAAAGCCAACAACCCCACTGTGCTTTATGTTAGTGGAGGGAATACacag GTTATTGCATACTCAGAACGGCGATACCGAATATTTGGAGAGACTATTGACATCGCTGTTGGCAACTGTTTGGACAGGTTCGCCCGAGTTATTAAGGTTAAATCAAAG ATATCCAATGATCCCAGTCCAGGCTACAACATAGAGCAGATGGCCAAGAA agGGACTCAGTATGTGGAGCTGCCTTACACAGTTAAAGGGATGGATGTGTCATTTTCTGGAATTTTATCTTACATTGAA GAAGCCGCTCATAAGATGCTGAGCTCGGATCAGTGTACTGCAGAGGAcctgtgtttctctctgcag GAGACAGTGTTTTCCATGCTGGTGGAAATCACAGAGAGGGCCATGGCTCACTGTGGCTCCCAGGAGGTCCTAATCGTTGGGGGCGTTGGCT GTAACCTGCGTCTGCAGGAGATGATGGGGGTGATGTGTAAGGAGCGAGGTGCTAAGCTGTTTGCCACAGATGAAAG ATTCTGCATAGACAACGGAGCAATGATCGCTCAAGCTGGCTGGGAGATGTTTAGGTCAGGTCAGGTAACCAAACTTGAAGACTCGTGGATCACACAAAG GTACAGAACAGATGAAGTAGAGGTGACGTGGCGAGACTGA
- the osgep gene encoding tRNA N6-adenosine threonylcarbamoyltransferase isoform X4: protein MDVSYLRQQSGVAAMTVIIGFEGSANKIGIGIIRDGEVLSNPRRTYITPPGQGFMPSDTARHHRAVILTVLKEALEEAGLKPADIDGVAYTKGPGMGAPLVTVALVARTVAQLWGKPLLGVNHCVGHIEMGRLITKANNPTVLYVSGGNTQVIAYSERRYRIFGETIDIAVGNCLDRFARVIKVKSKISNDPSPGYNIEQMAKKGTQYVELPYTVKGMDVSFSGILSYIEEAAHKMLSSDQCTAEDLCFSLQETVFSMLVEITERAMAHCGSQEVLIVGGVGCNLRLQEMMGVMCKERGAKLFATDERFCIDNGAMIAQAGWEMFRSGQVTKLEDSWITQSEL from the exons ATGGACGTGAGTTATCTGAGACAACAGAGTGGGGTTG CTGCAATGACTGTCATAATTGGCTTTGAGGGAAGTGCCAACAAGATCGGCATTGGCATCATCAGGGACGGAGAAGTGCTTTCCAACCCTAGACGGACCTACATCACGCCCCCTGGTCAAG GGTTCATGCCCAGTGACACAGCCAGACACCACCGTGCTGTCATCCTGACTGTCCTGAAGGAGGCCCTGGAGGAAGCAGGGCTGAAGCCTGCGGACATTGATGGTGTTGCGTACACCAAAG gcCCTGGTATGGGTGCCCCCCTGGTGACCGTGGCTCTGGTAGCCCGGACGGTGGCACAGCTTTGGGGGAAGCCGCTCCTCGGTGTCAATCACTGTGTCGGACACATCGAAATGGGCCGACTTATCACCAAAGCCAACAACCCCACTGTGCTTTATGTTAGTGGAGGGAATACacag GTTATTGCATACTCAGAACGGCGATACCGAATATTTGGAGAGACTATTGACATCGCTGTTGGCAACTGTTTGGACAGGTTCGCCCGAGTTATTAAGGTTAAATCAAAG ATATCCAATGATCCCAGTCCAGGCTACAACATAGAGCAGATGGCCAAGAA agGGACTCAGTATGTGGAGCTGCCTTACACAGTTAAAGGGATGGATGTGTCATTTTCTGGAATTTTATCTTACATTGAA GAAGCCGCTCATAAGATGCTGAGCTCGGATCAGTGTACTGCAGAGGAcctgtgtttctctctgcag GAGACAGTGTTTTCCATGCTGGTGGAAATCACAGAGAGGGCCATGGCTCACTGTGGCTCCCAGGAGGTCCTAATCGTTGGGGGCGTTGGCT GTAACCTGCGTCTGCAGGAGATGATGGGGGTGATGTGTAAGGAGCGAGGTGCTAAGCTGTTTGCCACAGATGAAAG ATTCTGCATAGACAACGGAGCAATGATCGCTCAAGCTGGCTGGGAGATGTTTAGGTCAGGTCAGGTAACCAAACTTGAAGACTCGTGGATCACACAAAG TGAGCTTTAA